AGCTAGTCGCTGCCAGGATAGGTCATCAGACTGGCAAGTCACCTTCTGAATCGCTCCTCGTGAGCGAGATACAGCAGAGCACCAACCTGAATCCGAAATCGGTCAGTTCAAGGCTCAGCGAGCTTGTAAAAGGTGGGTTAGTGGAGCGGGTTCAGACCGATCAAGGTGTAAAATATAGGATAACCACTCAAGGCATAAGTTGGCTCATAGACACGCTCTCGAAAAGAACCTTACCAAAATGATAGCCCAGCCCCATCTTTGCCTTCTGAGTTCCACTTGGCGGTTTTGAAGCGTGCTTGATCTTCGGACTAGCGCTTAATGCGGGAGAGGGTTTAGATGAAGCTAGAAAGATAGCTTCACTTACAGTTGGAAGTAAGATCAGCAGAGTTTGGATCTCCTATTCGCTAAGAGGCAGAGACCCTTTTGAAACAGCTTCCATAGCGGCTGCGGCTAATAGAGATTTAAGAATCGGTATCGGAGCATTAAGCCCATACATTTACACCGCAGCTGAAATCAAAAATAAAATGTTAGAGTTGATAGAACGGCATGGTGAGCGTTTTGACTTATGCCTAGGTCTTGGTGATAGGCGGGTGATAGAGGAGCTTGGACATAAGATATCTCATAGCGCCTTCCTAACCCTTTTGATATCAGCCCTTAGATCGCTTAAGAATGATCTTTCTAGGCGAGGTGTGAAGATCTGGTTGGGCGCTCAAGGCTCAAGAACCCTTGCCTTAACCGAATATTTTGATGCTGTGCTTCTTAACCACTGTAGTCCGGATGCTGTCCGATGGGCTTTAGGAAAGATAGGTCCTACTAAAAAGCAGAAGGAGATCGGTGTCTCCGCACCCTCATACATCTACGAAGATCTTGAGGCTGAGATGTTTGCTTGCGTTAGAAGGGCGGCTCTGAAAATACTGCTGGGTGCTACGAGAGCGCTTGTGAGAGACCTACGCCTCGAAGAAGAGTATCAGCGAGCCCTGAGCTATCTAAAAAGCCTACCAGCGGGATTGAATGAGGCCGAGATTGTCTCAGAGAATCTCGTCAAATCTTTAACAATAACCATGCACGCATCAGCTCTACCAAACTACATAAAATCTATTGGAGAGCTTGGCGTTACTGAAGTGGTATTCGGCTACCCTCTTAGTGTAAGCATTAATCACATAGAGGTACTCAAATCGACCTTAGCGACAATACCTTAACTCTTTCTCCACCGAGCAGTAAAGGCAATTTTTAAGCCTCAATCCGAAGGGCTCTAGTAAAATTTATTATTTACCTTGGGCCTCTATCAAATATAGAGGGCTTTGATCCAAGTAACCGAAAACCGCCAGATCACCTGTAAATGGTGTGGTAGAGACCTCTCTACCTCCTACTACTACAGGTGTTCGAAATGCGGTAGCACCTATTGCTTCATACACAAAGATAGGCATAGATGTTAGAAAGCTACTCAGTAGCCTTCCAACCAGGTTTAACGATCAACACAGGGCATTTTGCGAGTCTACTTAACTTCTCAGAAACACTCCCAAGAAGAAAAGCTTTAACTGTACTAAGTCCTCTACTCCCAACCACCAGTAGATCGAAGCCCTCTTCGTTAGCAACCTTTGCTATTTCTTCAGCCGGATGCCCGATAACAAGTCTGGTCTTAACCTGCACACCGCTCTTCTCTGCTATAAGTTGGCTTCGACTCAGAACCTCCCTACCAGCCCGCTCAAGCTGCTCCAAGGGTGGGCTGAGCAGAATCCCCTCGTATGTATACATAGGGCTGACTACCGCGTGTATAAGGACCAGTTCTGAATCGAACTTTTTGGCAAGCGTAGCCGCATATTCAACCGCGTGCTCAGCATAAGTAGAGCCGTCTACCGCGACAAGTATCTTTTTGAACAGCCTTCTTCCACCACTTTAACTTAGCTAGGCGCTTAGATAAATATTTAGAGAGCCTCCTCCTAATCGTTACTTGCCTTGAAAAGAGAAAAGTCATCGACATATGAGTTTTTATACCACACCTTAATTGGTATATGTAGGATGTAAGATGCCTAAGGCCATAGTGCTGATAAATGCAGATGTGGGTACAGAAACCTATCTTCTGCAAAAACTAAGGAGCACGCCGAATGTGAAAGAAGCTTACTTTGTGTTTGGGGTATATGATTTGGTAGTGGTCCTTGAAGCTGATAGCATCGAAGCTCTCAAAGAGACGATAACCGTAAAGATTAGGGGTCTCCCAGAGGTTCGCTCAACTCTCACTATGACTGTGATAGAGTGAAGATCTTACCTTTACTCCTTTATTTCATGCTTCTGCCAGCCTCAAGTATCCTAGCTTCGGGCGTATCCAATGCGATGAACCCTTTGCAGTCGATACACATCCAACCTACCTTACGCCAACGCTTACCTTTAGGCGTAGACTCACGTATATACACAGCGTGGAACCGCCCTATCTTTCTGCCGCTTTTATCTACTATGGCTGGGTTCGGGCAGTTCACATGTGCCTTATAGTAGACCACAGTTGGTGTATACCTCTTACCGCTATATAAGGTGTATGCAACTTATTTTTCAAACCTTGCTGCAGCGATGTTATTCGCTATCAGCGCAGCTAGCGCCCCTCCACCTACTCCATTATCTATGTTTACGACACCCACGCCAAGTGAACAAGACTGGAGCATAGCCATCAATGCAGCCAGCCCCTTCTTCCCAAAACCATAGCTTGATGAGGTAGGCACACCTATAACTGGCACGGAAACCAGCCCCGCCACAACTGAAGGTAACGCGCCCTCTCTACCAGCAACAACCACAAGCACATCAACACGCCTCTCAAGCATATTTTTAAGTGCTGGTATGAGCCTATGCACACCAGCCACACCAACATCTACTTCAAGATATACTTCACAACCCATCTCCTCAGCGACCACTCTAGCCTCTTCAGCCACCCTTAGATCACTCGTTCCAGCGGTCAATATACCCACTTTACCACCACTCTTCCTCACCTCACCACTTCTCCTAACCACTACTACACCTGCTCTCTCAAATGATCTTACCTCTTTTCCCTCAAAGAGTTGTTTAAGTTGTTTAATTTTTTCAAAGCTTAGCCTGCTTACGATAACTCTATCACACGATTCTAGCATTCTGTTGACGATCTGAGCGATCTCATCAACAGACTTATCTTCCCCATACACTATTTCGGGTATGCCTTTCCGAGCCTCTCTGCCAACATCTAGAGTCGCTAAACCGCTAACCTCAGCCAGTACGGTCTGGTCGATCAGCTTCTCGGCTTCGTTGACTGAGATTCTGCCTTCAGCTAGATCCTTCAGAATACGCTTATAAATAGGGTTCATCACCAATATTACCTAAAGATACCGTTTTAAAAATGTTAGAAAGCCTAGGGCAAACATTTTGTTCAGCAAAGCGGATAAAAAGGCTGCCCACAACTATAAGGGTGTATGGCGGTTAAAAGGGTTCTAATTATTGATGGAAGCTCTGCGGGAATCTCAGGGGATATGCTCGTTTCGTCGCTGATAGACTTGGGCGCACCAGAGAAAGACGTATTGGACGCCATGAAGGCTGCTGCAACGGTTTTAAGAAGATCTGAGGCAGAGATCTCAGTAGAGGAGGTTAAGAGAGGAGGGTTTAGATGTAAGTTACTCTCTGCAAAATACAAAGAAGAGAAGACGCATTACCAAGCAGAAGAACTCCTTGAACAAGTAAAGGCAGCTGCAGAATCAACCTTATACACAAAAAAGGCTAAAGAATACGCTTATGAAGCTGTGAAGCTTTTAGTCGATGTTGAAGCGCATCTTCACACCACGGATCCTAAGGATCTACACCTCCATGAAACTGGTTCTGTTGATACGGTCATCGACGCCATCGGCGCAGCGTTCGCCCTAGAGCACCTAAACCTATTCGAAGCAGAGATCTACGCTACACCAGTAGCGGTAGGCGGAGGGCTCATAAGATTCTCTCACGGCATAACACCTGCACCAGCACCAGCAGCCCTTCGTATACTTACCTTAAAGAAGATACCTTTCCACGGCGGACCTGTTGAAGGAGAGCTTACAACACCTACAGGAGCCGCCTTGCTTGCAGCCCTAGATCCTAAGCCCAAGCACTTCTACCCCCAGATCAAGCCGCTAAAAGTAGGTTTAGGTGGTGGGGTAAAGGAAATAGATGGCGTACCGAATATTCTGCGTCTGATCTTAGGTGAAGATCTCTTCAGCGACTTAGGGGATGTGATTGTGCAGCTGGAATCAAACATCGACGATGCTTCTGGAGAGGTGATAAGTAGAGCCTCAGAGGTGCTTTTAAGGGAGGGTGCTCTCGACGTTGCGATAATACCCGCCTATGCAAAGAAAGGCAGACCAACTTGGATCATCCAAGCCCTCTGTAACCCAGAAGATGTGGCGAAGCTCAGCAGCATACTCATGGTTGAAGCGGGCACATTAGGCGTAAGATATCACACAGTACCCAGATACGTAGCGAGGAGACGAATCGAAACCACAACCTTAAGAATAGATGGGGTGAATTATAAAGTTAGAGTGAAGATTTCAGAGACCCCTGAAGGTAGGCTGATAAGGGCTAAACCAGAATATGCGGACCTAAAGGCAATCTCCCAAGCGACCGGGCTTCCAGTAAGAAGGCTGCAAGAGATGGTGGAGGATGAGAGAAGAAGTTGGATAGAGAAGAGGCCCTAGAAAACCTCTCAAAGCAGATAATCGGCTGCACCTTATGCCCACGGCTGACAGAATATAGAGTTAAGGTGGCACTTAACCCGCCAAAAAGGTACAGAGGAGAAGAGTATTGGGCTAAACCCCTACCGGGTTTTGGAGATCCTTATGCAAAGATGCTCGTCCTAGGGCTAGCGCCAGCCGCTCACGGTGGTAACCGAACAGGACGTATGTGTACTGGTGATAATTCAGGGGCTTGGCTTATGAAAGCGCTCTACGAAACCGAATTTGCAAATCAACCTACTAGCCTTTCACGTCACGATGGCTTGAAGTTAAGTGGTGCATATTTGACTGCCGTTGTTAGATGCGTTCCTCCAGCCAACAAGCCGTTAAAGAGTGAAGTTGAAAATTGCTTAAGGTATCTTAAGGTTGAGCTCGAGATTCTTAAAGATATTAAGTTAGTCTTAGCGCTGGGACGCTTGGCTCATGAGGCGTATCTTAAGATCTCCGGTTCAAGAAACGTCCTTTTCAAGCATGGTCAGATAATTAGCTTAGGTGGACGCATTCCTTTTCTAGTTGACTCCTATCACCCCAGCCGCCAGAATACCCA
The window above is part of the Nitrososphaerota archaeon genome. Proteins encoded here:
- a CDS encoding Lrp/AsnC family transcriptional regulator, giving the protein MPKAIVLINADVGTETYLLQKLRSTPNVKEAYFVFGVYDLVVVLEADSIEALKETITVKIRGLPEVRSTLTMTVIE
- a CDS encoding uracil-DNA glycosylase — encoded protein: MDREEALENLSKQIIGCTLCPRLTEYRVKVALNPPKRYRGEEYWAKPLPGFGDPYAKMLVLGLAPAAHGGNRTGRMCTGDNSGAWLMKALYETEFANQPTSLSRHDGLKLSGAYLTAVVRCVPPANKPLKSEVENCLRYLKVELEILKDIKLVLALGRLAHEAYLKISGSRNVLFKHGQIISLGGRIPFLVDSYHPSRQNTQTGRLRWDMWIDVFNRARAFLAGNSVNKLI
- the larC gene encoding nickel pincer cofactor biosynthesis protein LarC is translated as MAVKRVLIIDGSSAGISGDMLVSSLIDLGAPEKDVLDAMKAAATVLRRSEAEISVEEVKRGGFRCKLLSAKYKEEKTHYQAEELLEQVKAAAESTLYTKKAKEYAYEAVKLLVDVEAHLHTTDPKDLHLHETGSVDTVIDAIGAAFALEHLNLFEAEIYATPVAVGGGLIRFSHGITPAPAPAALRILTLKKIPFHGGPVEGELTTPTGAALLAALDPKPKHFYPQIKPLKVGLGGGVKEIDGVPNILRLILGEDLFSDLGDVIVQLESNIDDASGEVISRASEVLLREGALDVAIIPAYAKKGRPTWIIQALCNPEDVAKLSSILMVEAGTLGVRYHTVPRYVARRRIETTTLRIDGVNYKVRVKISETPEGRLIRAKPEYADLKAISQATGLPVRRLQEMVEDERRSWIEKRP
- the larB gene encoding nickel pincer cofactor biosynthesis protein LarB, whose translation is MNPIYKRILKDLAEGRISVNEAEKLIDQTVLAEVSGLATLDVGREARKGIPEIVYGEDKSVDEIAQIVNRMLESCDRVIVSRLSFEKIKQLKQLFEGKEVRSFERAGVVVVRRSGEVRKSGGKVGILTAGTSDLRVAEEARVVAEEMGCEVYLEVDVGVAGVHRLIPALKNMLERRVDVLVVVAGREGALPSVVAGLVSVPVIGVPTSSSYGFGKKGLAALMAMLQSCSLGVGVVNIDNGVGGGALAALIANNIAAARFEK
- a CDS encoding LLM class flavin-dependent oxidoreductase; translated protein: MIFGLALNAGEGLDEARKIASLTVGSKISRVWISYSLRGRDPFETASIAAAANRDLRIGIGALSPYIYTAAEIKNKMLELIERHGERFDLCLGLGDRRVIEELGHKISHSAFLTLLISALRSLKNDLSRRGVKIWLGAQGSRTLALTEYFDAVLLNHCSPDAVRWALGKIGPTKKQKEIGVSAPSYIYEDLEAEMFACVRRAALKILLGATRALVRDLRLEEEYQRALSYLKSLPAGLNEAEIVSENLVKSLTITMHASALPNYIKSIGELGVTEVVFGYPLSVSINHIEVLKSTLATIP
- a CDS encoding universal stress protein, encoding MFKKILVAVDGSTYAEHAVEYAATLAKKFDSELVLIHAVVSPMYTYEGILLSPPLEQLERAGREVLSRSQLIAEKSGVQVKTRLVIGHPAEEIAKVANEEGFDLLVVGSRGLSTVKAFLLGSVSEKLSRLAKCPVLIVKPGWKATE